Genomic DNA from Oryzomonas sagensis:
CGCCGGCAGTACGAATCCCGCGCCGCCATCCAGACCCAGGACCTGGCCCAAGCCCTCAGCCTGACCGTTGCCGGTCTTGTCGACAAGACCGGCATCGCCCTCCTGTCGGTGCAGCGGGAGCGGGAGCGGCAACTCAGGGACGGCCGCGCCGCCGGCCAGGACCTGAACCACTATATCCTTGCCCAGCGGCTCCTCATACCCGAGTTGGACGGCCTGCGGATCGCGGACGCCCGGGGTGCGTTCATCTATGGCGACTCCTCCCTCCCGGGCTCCGACACCCTGGTGAACGACCGGGAGTATTTCCGCCGGGCCCGGAACGACCCCCGGGCCGGTTTGATCATCTCCGAGCCGCTGTTCGCGCGTTCCGCCGCCAAGTGGGTGATCAACATCGTCCGGCGCATCGACAACCCGGACGGCAGTTTCGCCGGCGTGGTCGTCGGCGCCATCTCCCTGGATTACCTGATGCGGCTCTTTTCCACGTTCGATATGGGCCGCCAGGGGGTCATCACCCTGCGGGACGGGGCGTTGAACGTCATCATCCGCTACCCGGAGCCGCGCAGCATCGGCAGCGCCGTGGTCTCCCGGGAACTGCGGGAGCTGGTGCGGACCGGGCACGTCGTCGGCATCTACCGGAACAAGGGGAGCATCGACCCGGTGGAGCGCTCTTTTTCCTTTCACAAGGTCTTCGATTATCCACTGTATATGACGGCCGGCCTCGCAACCGCCGACTACCTGCTCCCCTGGCGGCGCGAAGCCTGGGGGATGACGCTCCTGGTGGCCGTCTTTGCGGCGGGATCGCTCCTGACGGCACGGTTGATCCAGCGCAACCGCAGGCGCGAGGGGGAGGCCAAGGCCGAACTGCTCCGGCACCGGGAGCAGATGGAGGAGACGGTGCGGGAGCGGACCGCCCAGTTGGAAGCGGGCAACGCCCAGCTGGCCGGGGAGATCGTCCTGCGGAAGCAGGCCGAGGCAAATTTGAAGAAGGCCGCGATCATCATGGACCGCATGGCCGACGCCGTGGCGTGGGTCGCCCCGGACGGCCGCTACCTGTACGTCAACGACGCCGCCTGCCGGATGTACGGCTACAGCCGCGAAGAGATGCTCTCCCTGTCGGTGCCCGATATCGGTCTGATGGGGTTCGACCGCGAGGCGTGGCGGCGTTTCATGGAAGAGCTGCAGCGCTGCGAATGCCTCCATATGGAGGCCGAGGCCACGGCCCGGGACGGCCGCCTGTTTTCGGTCGAGATTACGGCCAATTACCTGGAGATAGACGGCCAGGTGTATAACTGCTCCATCCTGCGGGACATCTCGGAGCGGCGGGCGGGTGAGGCGGAGCGGCAGGCGCTGATGATCCAGTTGAGCCAGTCCCAGAAGATCGAGTCCATCGGCCGCCTGGCCGCGGGGATCGCCCACGACTTCAACAACCTGCTGACGCCGATCCTGGGCTATGCCGAATTGCTGAAGAACCGCTTGCCGGCCGACAGCCGGGACTTCGAGCAGGTCGACCGGATCATGCAGGCGGCCGGCAAGGCCAAGGCCCTCACCCAGCAGCTCCTGAGCTTCGGGCGCAAGCAGATCCTGGAGATGAAGACCGTCGATCTGAACAACGTGGTGACGTCGTTCTACGAGATCCTGCGCCGGACCATCCGGGAGAACATCGCCATCCGGCTGCGCCTCTCGGAGATCGTCTACGCCGTCCGCGCCGACCGCAACCAGGTGGAACAGATCCTCATGAACCTGGCGATCAACGCCCAGGACGCCATCTTCGACCGGGGCGTCATCACCATCGAGACGGCGCCGGTGACCCTGGACGACGAATACGTCCGCCGGCACGAGGGGCTTGCACCGGGGAGGTACCTGATGCTGGGGGTCAGCGACACCGGCGCCGGCATGCCTCGTGAGACCCTCTCCCATGTCTTCGAGCCGTTCTTCACCACCAAGGATGTGGGCAAGGGGTCGGGTCTGGGGCTGGCCACGGTCTACGGCCTGGTCGAACAGCACAACGGGTATATCCAGGTGTCGAGCGAGGAGGGGGAGGGCACGTCCTTCAAGATCTACCTGCCGATCGCCACAGGCGCGGTGCCCGAGGAAACGGCGGCCGCGGAGGAGCTCTCGGAGGTCGACGTGACCGGCAGCACTATCCTGTTGGTGGAGGACAACGACATGGTGCGCACCCTGGTCGGCGATATCCTGGAAGGGTGCGGCTGCCGGCTGATCGTTGCCGAGGGACCTCGCCAGGCCCTGGAACTGAGCGCGGGGAAAAACGTGGACCTGCTGCTCACCGATGTGGTCATGCCCGACATGAACGGCCCGGAATTGTGTGAAAAGATGCGGTCGAGCCACCCGGGCCTTGCGACGCTCTACATGTCGGGATACACCAACGACGCCATCGTCCACCACAGCGTGCTGGACGATGGCGTCAACTTCATCCAGAAACCGTTTACCGCCGGGGATCTCATGAAAAAGATCGACGCCATCCTGAACGGCCCGGCCGGGCATTAACCGCCGCGCGCATCCCGCCCACTATTATGTTGACGGTTTTCTATTATAGTTTATAATTAATTGAAAATATTTTAATGATATCGAGCGGATCGGTCGCATCGGCAGGTGGCCGGCGCCGAGCGGAGGCTGTTCCCCACAATGCCTGAAGCCCCCCCCCCGACATTCAACCGGGTCATATCCACCCGGGTCTTTCTCCCCTGGCTCGCGGCGAGCTGCCTGCTCCTCAACCTGTTCGTCGCCGGGCTGGCAGGCTATTCCCTCTACCGGAGCCACCGGCAGTACGAGAGCCGCGCCGTCATCCGGACCCAGAACCTGTCCCAGTCCCTCAACCTGACCATTGCCGGCATTATGGACAAGGCCGGCCTCACCGTCTTTGCGGTGAAAAAGGAGGCCGAGCGGCAGATCAGAAGCGGCGGCATCGACCGCCCGGCTCTGCGCTCCTACCTCCGCGCCCATAACGAGCGTATCTCCGAGATCCAGGACCTGAGGGTAGCCAACGCCCGGGGCGAGATCGTCTTTAGCGATCAGGCGCCCCTCGAAAGGCCGGTCAAGATCTCCGATCGCGACTACTTCGTCAGCGCCAGCCGGAATCCCTGGATCGGCCTGATCGTCACCAAGCCGCTTATGAGCCGGATCACCAACCGGTGGACCGTCAACATCGTCCGGCGCATGGACAACCCGGACGGCAGCTTCGCCGGCATCGCCTACGCCGCCGTCTCCCTGGATTATTTTGTCCGGCTGTGCGGCTCCTTCGACCTGGGAGCGCACGGCCTCATCGCCCTGCGGGACGCAGACCTGGCCGTCATGGTGCGCTATCCCGAACAGGCGGGGGGGGAGGGCAGCACCGGCAGTACCATGGTGCCGCGGGAGTTGCGGGAGCTGGTCCGGGGGGGGCACACCTCCGGCACCTACCGGACCCGGGAGGGCCTGGACCCGGTGGAGCGCATCTTCTCCTTCCGCAAGATCGCAAACTACCCCCTCTACGTAACGGCGGGCCTGGCCGTCGACGACTACCTGGCCCCCTGGCGCACGGAAGCCGCGCTCATGTCGGCCCTGGTGGCCCTCTTTGCCGCCGGATCGCTCGTGACCGCCCGGCTGCTCTACCGTAACCGCGGGCGCGAGGAGCGGGGGGAGGCCGAACTGCTCCGGCACCGGGAGCAGTTGGAGGAGATGGTCCGGGATCGGACCTCCCTGCTGGAGGCGCGAAACGCCCAACTGGGCGAAGAGATCGTCCTGCGCAAGCGGATCGAAGCGGATTTGCAGCGGTCGGCCAGCGTCATGGACCGGATGCCGGATGCCGTCTCCTGGGTCGCCCCGGACGGCAGGATTCTCTACGTCAACGACGCCGCCTGCCGCCTGAGCGGCTACGAACGCCGGGAGTTGCTTGCCCTGCGGGCGTGGGACCTTTACCGCAACGCTACGGCCGAATCATGGCTCCCCCATTGGGAAGAGCTGCGCCGGGAGGGGCACCTGCATTTCGAGACCGCGGCCCAAACCCGGGACGGCCGCCTGGTGCCGGTGGACGTGTCGGCCAATTATCTGGAAATAGACGGCCAGGAGTACGACTGCGCCATCCTGCGGGACATCTCGGAGCGCCGGGCGGGGGAGGCGGAGCGGCAGGCGCTGATGGTCCAGTTGAGCCAGTCCCAGAAGATCGAGTCCATCGGCCGTCTGGCCGGGGGGATCGCCCACGACTTCAACAACCTGCTGACGCCGATCCTGGGCTATGCCGAATTGCTGCAGAACCGCCTGCCGGCCGACAGCCGGGATTTCGAGCGGGTCGACCGGATCATGCAGGCGGCCGACAAGGCCAGGGTCCTCACCCAGCAGCTCCTGAGCTTCAGCCGCAAACAGTTTTTCGAAATGCGGCCGGTGGACCTGAACAACGTGGTGACGTCGTTCTACGAGATCCTGCGCCGGACCATCCGGGAGAACATCGCCATCCGGCTGCGCCTCTCGGAGATCGTCTACGCCGTCCGCGCCGACCGCAACCAGGTGGAACAGATCCTCATGAACCTGGCGATCAACGCCCAGGACGCCATCCTCGACCGGGGCGTCATCACCATCGAGACGGCGCCGGTGACCCTGGACGACGAATACGTCCGCCAGCACGAGGGGCTCGCGCCGGGCAGATACCTGATGCTGGGGGTCAGCGACACCGGCGCGGGCATGGCCCGGGAAACCATTGCCCACATCTTCGAGCCGTTCTTCACCACCAAGGATGTGGGCAAGGGGTCGGGCCTGGGGCTGGCCACGGTCTACGGCCTGGTCAAACAGCACGGCGGGCATATCGTGGTGTTCAGCGAGGAGGGGGAGGGGACGACCTTCAAGATCTTCTTCCCCCTGGATGAGGACGCCGTGCCGGTGGAAACCGCAAGCGCCGCGGAGATCTCGGAGGTCAACGTGGCCGGCAGCACCATCCTGCTGGTGGAGGACAACGATATGGTGCGCAACCTGGTCCGGGACCTGCTGGACAGTTGCAACTGCCGGCTGATCGTTGCCGAGGGACCTCGCCAGGCCCTCGCCCTGAGCGCCGGCCGGAAGGTGGACCTGCTGCTCACCGACGTGGTCATGCCCGACATGAACGGGCCGGAGTTGCAGGAAAAGATGCAGAAAACCCATCCGGGGCTCGCGACCCTCTACATGTCGGGATACACCGACACCGCCATCCTCCGCAACGGCGCGCCGGACCGGGGGATCAACTTCATTCAGAAACCGTTCACCACGAGAGAGCTCCTGAAAAAGATCGACTCGATCCTGAACGGGGCCCCGGAGCCGTCGCCCGGCGCGCCGGCGGGGAGGGGGGACATGCGCTAATGGGGCAGCACTTCATCGGCAGGCAGGCCATCGTCAGCAAGGCGGAGGAG
This window encodes:
- a CDS encoding hybrid sensor histidine kinase/response regulator, with amino-acid sequence MPEAPPPTFNRVISTRVFLPWLAASCLLLNLFVAGLAGYSLYRSHRQYESRAVIRTQNLSQSLNLTIAGIMDKAGLTVFAVKKEAERQIRSGGIDRPALRSYLRAHNERISEIQDLRVANARGEIVFSDQAPLERPVKISDRDYFVSASRNPWIGLIVTKPLMSRITNRWTVNIVRRMDNPDGSFAGIAYAAVSLDYFVRLCGSFDLGAHGLIALRDADLAVMVRYPEQAGGEGSTGSTMVPRELRELVRGGHTSGTYRTREGLDPVERIFSFRKIANYPLYVTAGLAVDDYLAPWRTEAALMSALVALFAAGSLVTARLLYRNRGREERGEAELLRHREQLEEMVRDRTSLLEARNAQLGEEIVLRKRIEADLQRSASVMDRMPDAVSWVAPDGRILYVNDAACRLSGYERRELLALRAWDLYRNATAESWLPHWEELRREGHLHFETAAQTRDGRLVPVDVSANYLEIDGQEYDCAILRDISERRAGEAERQALMVQLSQSQKIESIGRLAGGIAHDFNNLLTPILGYAELLQNRLPADSRDFERVDRIMQAADKARVLTQQLLSFSRKQFFEMRPVDLNNVVTSFYEILRRTIRENIAIRLRLSEIVYAVRADRNQVEQILMNLAINAQDAILDRGVITIETAPVTLDDEYVRQHEGLAPGRYLMLGVSDTGAGMARETIAHIFEPFFTTKDVGKGSGLGLATVYGLVKQHGGHIVVFSEEGEGTTFKIFFPLDEDAVPVETASAAEISEVNVAGSTILLVEDNDMVRNLVRDLLDSCNCRLIVAEGPRQALALSAGRKVDLLLTDVVMPDMNGPELQEKMQKTHPGLATLYMSGYTDTAILRNGAPDRGINFIQKPFTTRELLKKIDSILNGAPEPSPGAPAGRGDMR
- a CDS encoding hybrid sensor histidine kinase/response regulator, producing MPDVTPTTSGTTAPGRASFYRLVAGVLLTNLFVIGLVCFSLYQSRRQYESRAAIQTQDLAQALSLTVAGLVDKTGIALLSVQRERERQLRDGRAAGQDLNHYILAQRLLIPELDGLRIADARGAFIYGDSSLPGSDTLVNDREYFRRARNDPRAGLIISEPLFARSAAKWVINIVRRIDNPDGSFAGVVVGAISLDYLMRLFSTFDMGRQGVITLRDGALNVIIRYPEPRSIGSAVVSRELRELVRTGHVVGIYRNKGSIDPVERSFSFHKVFDYPLYMTAGLATADYLLPWRREAWGMTLLVAVFAAGSLLTARLIQRNRRREGEAKAELLRHREQMEETVRERTAQLEAGNAQLAGEIVLRKQAEANLKKAAIIMDRMADAVAWVAPDGRYLYVNDAACRMYGYSREEMLSLSVPDIGLMGFDREAWRRFMEELQRCECLHMEAEATARDGRLFSVEITANYLEIDGQVYNCSILRDISERRAGEAERQALMIQLSQSQKIESIGRLAAGIAHDFNNLLTPILGYAELLKNRLPADSRDFEQVDRIMQAAGKAKALTQQLLSFGRKQILEMKTVDLNNVVTSFYEILRRTIRENIAIRLRLSEIVYAVRADRNQVEQILMNLAINAQDAIFDRGVITIETAPVTLDDEYVRRHEGLAPGRYLMLGVSDTGAGMPRETLSHVFEPFFTTKDVGKGSGLGLATVYGLVEQHNGYIQVSSEEGEGTSFKIYLPIATGAVPEETAAAEELSEVDVTGSTILLVEDNDMVRTLVGDILEGCGCRLIVAEGPRQALELSAGKNVDLLLTDVVMPDMNGPELCEKMRSSHPGLATLYMSGYTNDAIVHHSVLDDGVNFIQKPFTAGDLMKKIDAILNGPAGH